TAATAAATTAAATCAATATAATGACGATATTATCGTTAGTTTACATGGTAAAAATTTACTCGATGGTTATATAGACAGTTATTTCAAAGGTATCAAACATAATTATCGATGCTTAGATAACGTTTCTGAAGATACGTTTGTTGATGTAATTGGAAATGGTGTTAGTTTGTTCAACACAAATAAAATTAAAATTGATTGGCAATATTTTAAGTACCACTATATGGATGATATTATGGTTTCAATTTCTGCATTGAATCAAAGTAAGCGCAGATTAGTTATGAAACATTCGAGTGCTTATTTAAAATATATGAAGCCAAAGGGTCCCACGCTATTCCATGAGTATTCTAAAAATGATAAAACTCAAACTGAAATGGTTAATAGTGTTAATTGGAAGAAATAATTAATATGCATTACGACTTTATAGAAATAGGTACATCTGATTTCAAAACCTTAATTGAGAGTGATAAGGGCATTGGTCTAAGTGTTGAACCTTTAAAATTATACTTAGATAATTTACCAGATAGAGAAAATGTAACTAAAGTAAATTATGGTATATCTAATGTAGTTGGTGAAACTAGTATTTATTATGTTAAACCAGATGATATTGTGAAGTATAATCTGCCTATTTGGGTAAGGGGTTGTAATTCAATAAACGCTCCTCATCCTTCAATTCAATCACTGCTAGGCGACCAGCATGATGAAATTATTACCATAGATGTAGTTAAAATCGTTAATTGGGAAGTACTAATCAAAGAGTATAATATAACCAGTGTTCATTTCCTTAAAATAGACACAGAAGGGCATGATGCTGTCATTCTTAGAGATTATTATGAGAATTGTTTACTCGATGAAAAATTGCTTGCCGAAAGAATAGTTTTCGAAAATAATGTATTAAGTGA
The sequence above is a segment of the Paraglaciecola sp. L3A3 genome. Coding sequences within it:
- a CDS encoding FkbM family methyltransferase, coding for MEEIINMHYDFIEIGTSDFKTLIESDKGIGLSVEPLKLYLDNLPDRENVTKVNYGISNVVGETSIYYVKPDDIVKYNLPIWVRGCNSINAPHPSIQSLLGDQHDEIITIDVVKIVNWEVLIKEYNITSVHFLKIDTEGHDAVILRDYYENCLLDEKLLAERIVFENNVLSDELLVQDIISDFKKLGYSGKQISYDYELIKTPL